The window agactacCTCAGATGTTTGGTCTCACTTTACAAGGAAGAAAGTTGACGGAAAAGTTAAAGCCCAATGCCATCATTGTAACAAACTTTACTTGGGTGAGTCTAACCAAGGTACAACTCATTTACGTAATCATTTAGCAAGATGTCCACGAATGAAATTTAAAGATATAAGGGATATGAGACAACAAGTTTTgatcaaacaacaaaataaggTGGATGGAACCATGAGTTTAAGTACTTATCAATTTGATCAAGTTAGAGTGAGGAATAAGCTTGCCCGTATGGTCATCCTACATGAATATCCTCTTTCAATGGTTGACCATATTGGGTTTAAAGAATTTGTGACCGATCTTCAACCTATGTTTAAACTTGTCACAAGAAATACTTTGAAGAGTGACATTTTTAAGATCTATGATAATGAGAGGGAGAAAGCTTTGAAGATGATGGACAAGAATGGAAGTAAGGTGGCCATTACAACCGATATGTGGACTTCAAGTAACAAAAAGAGAGGGTTTATGGTCATTACCGCTCATTTCATTGATCATACTTGGATGTTGCAAAGCCGGGTtctaaggtaatttttttatctataaattgAATGTTAAAGACTTTACATTTAGAATGATTTTTGaattatgttataattattcatattatttttctaggtttgtttaTGTTCCTTCTCCACACATAAAAGAAGTTCTTGCTGAAGTCcttgttgattgttttttagAGTGGAACATTGATAGGAAGTTGTCTACAATTACTGTTGATAATTGTAGTACTAATGATGCCATGATTAGACTTCTTTTGAATAAGCTTGATACTAGTTCTCTTATGTTGGGTGGGTCTATGTTGCATATGAGGTGTGCTgcacatattttgaatttgattgttcaaGATGGGTTGTCTCTTATTGGTGATGGTATTGAGAGGATTCGTGATAGTGTGATTTATTGGACTGGATCACCAAAAAGAAggcaaaaatttgaagaaaatgcaCGTCAATTGCGTGTTCAATGCACCAAAGAGTTAGTCTTAGATTGTAAAACTCGTTGGAATTCAACTTACTTAATGCTTTCTACTGCATTGATTTATAAAGATGTTTTCTCACGTTTGGCTAAACGTGAAATATCTTATACTTGTTTACCATATGATTATGATTGGGAGTTAGCCAAAGATATTTGTGGGAGGTTGGAGTTGTTTCATAGTGCGACTGAGTTTTTCTCTGGTCGTAAGTACCCTACAACTAATATGTATTTTAATGTGGTGTGTGAGTTGAAAATTGCATTGAATGAATGGAGTGTGTATTCAAATGAGATGATAAGTACGATGGCGGAAAGTATGCTTGCTAAGTTTAATTCTTATTGGGCTAATGTTAGTGTTGTTATGGCTATTGCTGCTATCTTAGATCCAAGATATAAGATGAAGttattagaattttattatCCTAAAATTTATGGTGATAATTCTAATTTggagattgaaaaaattaagaatctttGTTATGATTTACTTGATGAGTATGGTGATATAAATGAGTCCTCTGTAGATAATGAAGGAAGTTCCCATGTTCCTGCTAGTACTTCAAGCCCTGTGGCACAAATGAAATTTAGGTTGAGTGGGGCAATGTCATCTTTTGCTAAGTTTAATTCTTATTGGGCTAATGTTAGTGTTGTTATGGCTATTGCTGCTATCTTAGATCCAAGATATAAGATGAAGttattagaattttattatCCTAAAATTTATGGTGATAATTCTAATTTggagattgaaaaaattaagaatctttGTTATGATTTACTTGATGAGTATGGTGATATAAA of the Quercus robur chromosome 10, dhQueRobu3.1, whole genome shotgun sequence genome contains:
- the LOC126704188 gene encoding zinc finger BED domain-containing protein RICESLEEPER 2-like produces the protein MSLSTYQFDQVRVRNKLARMVILHEYPLSMVDHIGFKEFVTDLQPMFKLVTRNTLKSDIFKIYDNEREKALKMMDKNGSKVAITTDMWTSSNKKRGFMVITAHFIDHTWMLQSRVLRFVYVPSPHIKEVLAEVLVDCFLEWNIDRKLSTITVDNCSTNDAMIRLLLNKLDTSSLMLGGSMLHMRCAAHILNLIVQDGLSLIGDGIERIRDSVIYWTGSPKRRQKFEENARQLRVQCTKELVLDCKTRWNSTYLMLSTALIYKDVFSRLAKREISYTCLPYDYDWELAKDICGRLELFHSATEFFSGRKYPTTNMYFNVVCELKIALNEWSVYSNEMISTMAESMLAKFNSYWANVSVVMAIAAILDPRYKMKLLEFYYPKIYGDNSNLEIEKIKNLCYDLLDEYGDINESSVEWGNVIFC